One genomic window of Bactrocera dorsalis isolate Fly_Bdor chromosome 4, ASM2337382v1, whole genome shotgun sequence includes the following:
- the LOC125778238 gene encoding uncharacterized protein LOC125778238, producing MVKISDLKVEQLKRLLRERQLATTGTRDQLLQRLSAYEESDEVDIQEINVTEESSEMSTVAQLQQEMKQLREMMAQLLQAQNNGTGTVSMKEVQTVQNANSNDSAVAVNGGAGVQSHATDAISTNDDSTVATNNNVTTRIQSNGDISANGNISTNGNMRHASVKEIANTLPEFDPTNNASITVEQFIDRVDRVVEAYRWDEKFLFLAIYTRLKGVARMWLDASPTLHTTWENFADALRHEFGSDRDEAEIHFVMANATRKPKEIVKEYCFRVAALGIRYKLSEAAIIRYARAGLKHRELQQSIAAMKFTTMKQMRDAIEDYFINRGGLSEPQVHQPSKRDNNNEKYAESTKQNGEFKAQLKCYNCNVPGHFANKCPLPQKRHRCTTCNKVHPNGGNCEKTTVTLRRLGAINLDECFKKLVYIKAQPYIAFIDTGSQCSIIRRSVAKRIDDKAVKCCLQVKGICGGVRTFTEAITIDITIDGINIETQAYIADDELLEQDVLIGQDVIINANTTLKIENGHTIFGSRRAVQTTVITESNFSKLMSNFSNEEERNKIQSLLASYADVFSSGLKDIGKTDVVQASIELESNRTIFQRLIVSQNRSVILLTGWLRSCLSVILSRNRHPNTQVPWS from the coding sequence ATGGTGAAGATCAGTGATCTGAAGGTGGAACAACTGAAGAGGTTGCTACGGGAAAGGCAATTAGCGACGACTGGCACGCGAGACCAGTTGTTGCAACGTCTTAGCGCATATGAGGAGTCCGACGAGGTGGACATCCAAGAGATCAACGTTACGGAGGAGTCATCCGAGATGTCAACGGTGGCACAACTGCAGCAGGAGATGAAGCAGTTACGCGAGATGATGGCGCAGCTGCTACAAGCGCAAAACAACGGGACTGGTACAGTTAGCATGAAAGAGGTACAAACGGTACAAAACGCAAATAGCAACGATAGCGCAGTCGCAGTCAACGGCGGCGCAGGCGTTCAGAGTCACGCCACTGACGCTATTTCAACGAACGACGACAGCACGGTGGCAACTAACAACAACGTTACAACACGCATTCAAAGCAACGGTGATATTTCTGCGAACGGGAATATTTCAACGAACGGGAATATGCGACACGCGTCAGttaaagaaattgcaaatacCCTGCCGGAATTTGATCCAACGAATAACGCAAGCATTACGGTAGAGCAATTTATTGATAGAGTCGATCGAGTAGTGGAAGCATATAGATGGGacgagaaatttttatttttagctattTACACACGTTTAAAAGGAGTTGCACGTATGTGGTTGGATGCATCACCCACATTACACACAACTTGGGAAAATTTTGCTGATGCGTTACGACACGAATTTGGTTCAGATCGAGACGAGGCAGAAATTCATTTCGTGATGGCCAATGCAACGAGGAAGCCAAAAGAAATCGTAAAAGAATATTGTTTTCGAGTGGCGGCACTAGGTATACGTTACAAACTGAGTGAGGCAGCCATTATACGTTATGCAAGAGCTGGGTTAAAACATAGAGAACTCCAACAAAGCATTGCAGCAATGAAGTTTACAACAATGAAGCAGATGAGAGACGCCATCGAGGACTATTTCATTAATCGCGGAGGGCTAAGTGAGCCACAAGTACATCAACCAAGTAAGCGAGacaacaataacgaaaaatatgCTGAGTCAACGAAACAAAATGGTGAATTTAAAGCACAATTGAAATGCTACAATTGCAACGTACCTGGACATTTCGCCAACAAATGTCCATTGCCGCAGAAACGACATCGCTGTACAACGTGTAACAAAGTTCATCCAAACGGAGGAAATTGTGAGAAGACGACAGTAACGTTACGACGACTTGGTGCAATCAACCTTGACGAATGTTTCAAGAAGTTAGTTTACATAAAAGCGCAACCGTATATCGCATTCATCGACACGGGCAGCCAATGCAGCATCATTCGTAGGTCAGTAGCCAAGCGCATCGACGATAAAGCCGTAAAATGCTGCTTACAAGTAAAAGGCATTTGCGGAGGGGTGCGTACGTTCACGGAGGCTATTACCATAGACATCACCATCGACGGAATCAACATCGAGACGCAAGCCTACATCGCTGATGACGAGTTACTAGAACAAGACGTTTTAATAGGTCAAGATGTTATCATCAATGCAAACACTAcgctgaaaattgaaaatggtcaCACAATATTCGGAAGCAGACGAGCAGTACAGACAACGGTAATAACTGAgagcaatttttccaaattaatgtCCAATTTCAGCAATGAAGAAGAACGAAATAAGATACAAAGTCTTCTGGCAAGCTATGCCGATGTTTTCTCCAGTGGGCTGAAAGATATTGGCAAAACTGACGTAGTTCAAGCTAGCATCGAACTTGAGAGCAATCGCACCATATTTCAGCGCCTTATCGTATCCCAGAACCGAAGCGTGATATTGTTAACAGGATGGTTGAGGAGTTGCTTGAGCGTGATATTATCACGAAATCGACATCCGAATACGCAAGTCCCGTGGTCTTAG